From the genome of Nicotiana sylvestris chromosome 2, ASM39365v2, whole genome shotgun sequence, one region includes:
- the LOC104220600 gene encoding uncharacterized protein encodes MSLHFCQWERCEDMVTSWILNSLAKDIADSVEYMNDSVELWKELEDRCDQTNRVKLYQIQKEINDLSQGMLDIIGYYTIMKKLWEELNTLSIKTHCSCVCTCGTKENMHKAEQDRRLIQFLMGLNEVYTVVRGSILMMNHLSSMAHAFALLI; translated from the coding sequence ATGTCTCTACATTTTTGTCAGTGGGAGAGATGTGAAGATATGGTCACCTCATGGATCCTAAATTCTCTGGCAAAGGACATTGCTGATAGTGTTGAGTATATGAACGATTCTGTTGAGCTATGGAAAGAACTGGAGGATCGATGTGACCAGACGAATAGAGTTAAGTTGTACCAAATCCAGAAAGAAATCAATGATTTGAGTCAAGGAATGCTTGATATCATTGGCTACTACACAATAATGAAGAAGCTCTGGGAAGAATTGAACACTCTCAGCATCAAAACTCATTGTAGTTGTGTGTGTACCTGTGGGACAAAGGAAAATATGCATAAGGCAGAACAAGATAGAAGGTTGATACAATTTCTAATGGGACTCAATGAAGTTTATACAGTTGTTCGAGGAAGCATACTCATGATGAATCATCTGTCATCCATGGCACATGCATTTGCTCTGTTGATATAA
- the LOC104220601 gene encoding uncharacterized protein, translated as MVIAEQTEETTTAATTQTVINAPSPLCIHPSDIVGSILVHVPFDGIGYRSRRRSVLRALLVKNKLGFINWDSKRPDAMSPHFCQWERCEDMVTSWILNSLAKDIANSVEYVNDYVELWKELEDRCDQTNRVKLYQIQKEINDLSQGMLDIIGYYTKMKKLWEELNTLSIKTHCSCVCTCGTKENMHKTEQDRRLIQFLMGLNEVYTVVRGSILIMNHLSSMAHAFALLI; from the coding sequence ATGGTGATAGCAGAACAGACTGAAGAGACAACCACAGCGGCAACAACGCAGACGGTAATCAATGCACCTAGCCCTCTTTGCATACATCCTTCTGACATTGTTGGTTCCATACTAGTACATGTTCCATTTGATGGAATTGGATATCGTTCCAGGAGAAGAAGTGTATTGAGAGCTCTTTTAGTGAAAAACAAATTAGGTTTTATTAATTGGGATAGTAAGAGACCCGATGCAATGTCTCCACATTTTTGTCAGTGGGAGAGATGTGAAGATATGGTCACCTCATGGATCCTAAATTCTCTGGCAAAGGACATTGCTAATAGTGTTGAGTATGTGAATGATTATGTTGAGCTGTGGAAAGAACTGGAGGATCGATGTGACCAGACGAATAGAGTTAAGTTGTACCAAATCCAGAAAGAAATCAATGATTTGAGTCAAGGAATGCTTGATATCATTGGCTACtacacaaaaatgaagaagctttGGGAAGAATTGAACACTCTCAGCATCAAAACTCATTGTAGTTGTGTGTGTACCTGTGGGACAAAGGAAAATATGCATAAGACAGAACAAGATAGAAGGTTAATACAATTTCTAATGGGACTCAATGAAGTTTATACAGTTGTTCGAGGAAGCATACTCATAATGAATCATCTGTCATCCATGGCACATGCATTTGCTCTGTTGATATAG
- the LOC104220597 gene encoding uncharacterized protein codes for MLNARWYIWLRNILESFAHSKHLSLICENEQDIIFPDELTETLLPPIHDIKNLELQIYSSTATSQKILDGFIWILPGLRTLSLTFGSIAKIIEFQREDDVEVILARVKIGSQAKTNKR; via the exons ATGCTTAATGCTCGCTGGTATATTTGGTTAAGAAATATTTTGGAGTCTTTTGCTCATTCCAAGCACTTGAGTTTGATTTGCGAGAATGAACAG GATATCATCTTTCCTGATGAGCTAACTGAGACATTACTTCCACCAATCCATGATATCAAGAATCTGGAATTGCAAATTTATTCATCTACTGCAACTTCTCAAAAAATTCTAGATGGCTTTATTTGGATTCTTCCAGGTTTGAGAACTTTGTCATTGACTTTCGGGTCCATTGCAAAAATCATTGAG TTTCAGAGAGAGGATGATGTGGAGGTGATTTTAGCCAGAGTAAAAATTGGATCGCAAGCAAAAACTAACAAACGATGA